From one Lycium barbarum isolate Lr01 chromosome 6, ASM1917538v2, whole genome shotgun sequence genomic stretch:
- the LOC132599472 gene encoding zinc finger BED domain-containing protein RICESLEEPER 1-like, whose product MRKFEQCVKQVGINTNLGLRLDVATRWNSTYLMLESALQYEKAFSSLQLVDRNYSHCPTSDHWRRAEKICEFLEPFHEITNLISGSSYPTSNLYFMQVWKIECMLMEKAQNPDGVIKEMASRMSKKFDKYWSKYSVVLAFGAILDPRFKLQLLRYCYSKVDDASAQEKVETMKKKLYKLYEYYVNSQIGATTSTILCKPTQVRSRSKQKESRLFDEFKMFESESFCNAGKSELDLYLEEQKLDYEKFHGMDVIKYWKENERKYPDLSVMARDVLSVPITTVASESAFSIGGRVVTKYRSCIHHENVQTLVTTRNWLLDLLGLMLMKMKLLRKRYLMLIQMCSMVLVLLDMLQLQVEMKLLSFN is encoded by the exons ATGAGAAAGTTTGAGCAATGTGTTAAGCAAGTGGGAATTAATACAAATTTGGGTTTACGTTTAGACGTGGCTACCAGATGGAACTCAACATACTTGATGCTTGAGAGTGCACTACAGTATGAAAAAGCTTTTTCCAGTCTACAGTTGGTTGATAGAAATTACTCTCATTGTCCTACATCTGATCATTGGAGAAGGGCAGAAAAAATATGTGAATTCTTGGAACCTTTTCATGAAATAACCAACTTGATTTCTGGTTCAAGTTATCCGACCTCCAACTTGTACTTTATGCAAGTTTGGAAAATTGAATGCATGCTGATGGAGAAGGCACAGAATCCAGATGGAGTTATTAAGGAAATGGCTTCAAGAATGTCCAAGAAGTTTGATAAATATTGGAGTAAATATAGTGTAGTGCTTGCCTTTGGAGCAATCCTTGATCCTCGCTTCAAGTTGCAACTTTTAAGGTATTGCTACTCTAAGGTAGATGATGCTTCTGCACAAGAGAAGGTTGaaactatgaaaaaaaaattgtacaaGCTCTATGAATATTATGTAAATAGTCAAATTGGAGCAACTACTTCTACTATTTTGTGTAAACCAACTCAAGTAAGAAGCCGATCCAAACAAAAGGAATCCAGATTATTTGAT GAATTTAAAATGTTCGAGAGTGAATCTTTTTGCAATGCTGGAAAGTCAGAATTGGACCTTTATTTGGAGGAACAGAAGCTGGATTATGAGAAGTTTCATGGGATGGATGTTATTAAGTATTGgaaggaaaatgaaaggaaatatCCCGACCTTTCAGTGATGGCACGTGATGTACTCAGTGTTCCAATTACTACTGTAGCATCAGAATCAGCGTTTAGTATTGGTGGTCGTGTTGTTACCAAGTACAGAAGTTGTATCCATCATGAGAATGTCCAAACTCTTGTTACTACAAGAAATTGGTTGCTGGATTTACTTGGCCTAATGCTG ATGAAGATGAAGCTGTTAAGGAAACGATACCTCATGTTGATTCAAATGTGCTCGATGGTTCTGGTCCTTCTGGATATGTTACAGCTGCAagttgaaatgaagttgttaagctttaattga